A single Eulemur rufifrons isolate Redbay chromosome 9, OSU_ERuf_1, whole genome shotgun sequence DNA region contains:
- the SLC6A4 gene encoding sodium-dependent serotonin transporter: METTPLNSQKEVSACKDGEDCQENGVLQKGVPAPGDKAESGQISNGYSAVPSPGAGDDTRHSIPAATTTLVAEVHQGERETWGKKVDFLLSVIGYAVDLGNVWRFPYICYQNGGGAFLLPYTIMAIFGGIPLFYMELALGQYHRNGCISIWRKICPIFKGIGYAICIIAFYIASYYNTIMAWALYYLFSSFTDQLPWTSCKNSWNTGNCTNYFSEGNITWTLHSTSPAEEFYTRHVLQIHRSKGLQDLGGISWQLALCIMLIFTIIYFSIWKGVKTSGKVVWVTATFPYIILSVLLVRGATLPGAWRGVLFYLKPNWQKLLETGVWVDAAAQIFFSLGPGFGVLLAFASYNKFHNNCYQDALVTSVVNCMTSFVSGFVIFTVLGYMAEMRNEDVSEVAKDAGPSLLFITYAEAIANMPASTFFAIIFFLMLITLGLDSTFAGLEGVITAVLDEFPHIWAKRREWFVLAVVITCFFGSLVTLTFGGAYVVKLLEEYATGPAVLTVVLIEAVAVSWFYGITQFCSDVKEMLGFSPGWFWRICWVAISPVFLLFILCSFLMSPPQLRLFHYNYPHWTVILGYCIGTSSFICIPTYITYRLIITPGTFKERIIKSITPETPTEIPCGDIRLNVV; the protein is encoded by the exons ATGGAAACCACGCCCTTAAATTCTCAGAAGGAGGTCTCAGCCTGTAAGGACGGAGAAGATTGTCAGGAAAACGGAGTTCTACAGAAGGGTGTCCCTGCCCCCGGAGATAAAGCAGAGTCCGGCCAAATATCCAATGGATACTCAGCAGTTCCAAGCCCTGGTGCAGGGGATGACACACGGCACTCTATCCCGGCTGCCACCACCACCCTAGTGGCTGAGGTCCACCAAGGGGAGCGGGAGACCTGGGGCAAAAAGGTGGATTTCCTCCTCTCAGTCATTGGCTACGCTGTGGACCTGGGCAACGTCTGGCGCTTCCCCTACATATGTTACCAGAACGGAGGGG GGGCGTTCCTCCTCCCCTACACCATCATGGCCATTTTTGGGGGGATCCCACTCTTTTACATGGAGCTCGCACTGGGGCAGTACCATCGAAATGGATGCATTTCAATTTGGAGGAAAATCTGCCCAATTTTCAAAG GGATCGGCTATGCCATTTGCATCATTGCCTTTTACATTGCCTCCTACTACAACACCATCATGGCCTGGGCACTGTACTACCTCTTCTCCTCCTTCACGGACCAGCTGCCCTGGACCAGCTGCAAGAACTCCTGGAACACTGGCAACTGCACCAATTACTTCTCTGAGGGCAACATCACCTGGACACTCCATTCCACGTCCCCCGCTGAAGAGTTTTACAC GCGCCACGTCCTGCAGATCCATCGGTCCAAGGGACTCCAGGACCTGGGGGGCATCAGCTGGCAGCTTGCCCTCTGCATCATGCTGATCTTCACTATTATCTACTTCAGCATCTGGAAAGGCGTCAAAACATCTGGCAAG GTGGTATGGGTGACAGCCACCTTCCCTTACATCATCCTTTCTGTCCTGCTGGTGAGGGGGGCCACCCTACCAGGAGCCTGGAGGGGTGTTCTTTTCTACTTGAAACCCAACTGGCAGAAGCTCCTGGAGACAGGG GTGTGGGTGGACGCTGCTGCTCAGATCTTCTTCTCTCTTGGTCCGGGCTTTGGGGTCCTACTGGCTTTTGCTAGCTACAACAAATTCCACAACAACTGTTACCA AGATGCCCTGGTGACCAGTGTGGTGAACTGCATGACAAGCTTCGTTTCGGGATTTGTCATCTTCACGGTGCTGGGGTACATGGCTGAGATGAGGAACGAAGATGTGTCTGAGGTGGCCAAAGATGCAG GCCCCAGCCTCCTCTTCATCACATACGCGGAAGCTATAGCCAACATGCCAGCGTCCACGTTCTTTGCCATCATCTTCTTCCTGATGTTAATCACACTGGGCTTGGACAGCACA TTTGCAGGCCTGGAGGGCGTGATCACGGCTGTGTTGGATGAATTCCCACATATCTGGGCCAAACGCCGGGAGTGGTTTGTACTTGCTGTGGTCATTACCTGTTTCTTCGGATCCCTGGTCACCCTGACTTTT GGCGGGGCCTACGTGGTGAAGCTGCTGGAGGAGTACGCCACAGGGCCTGCCGTGCTTACTGTCGTACTTATAGAAGCCGTTGCTGTGTCTTGGTTCTATG GCATCACTCAGTTCTGCAGTGACGTGAAGGAGATGCTTGGCTTCAGCCCTGGATGGTTTTGGAGGATCTGCTGGGTAGCCATCAGCCCCGTGTTTCTCCTG TTCATCCTTTGCAGTTTTTTGATGAGCCCACCACAGCTACGACTTTTCCATTACAATTATCCCCACTGGACTGTCATCCTGGGGTACTGCATAGGAACTTCATCTTTCATCTGTATCCCCACATACATAACTTATCGGCTGATTATCACTCCAGGGACATTTAAGGAG CGCATTATCAAAAGTATCACTCCAGAAACACCAACAGAAATTCCGTGTGGGGACATCCGCTTGAATGTTGTGTAG